From Chryseobacterium sp. IHB B 17019, one genomic window encodes:
- a CDS encoding glycosyltransferase family 4 protein — MNSQKKILIITYYWPPAGGPGVQRWLKFAKYLPEFGWEPVIYTPENPSYPLLDESLMKDVPENIEIIKTKIWEPYQLAEKLNKSNKKFKAGQFDVGKNQSWKSKLSIWVRGNFFIPDARVFWVKPSVKFLEQYLKENKIDVVVTSGPPHSLHLIGLHLKNKLPSLKWIADFRDPWTEISYYKHLKLTKSSDKKHRQLESDVFRNADITLATSYTDAENFRKNGANAVCITNGFDETDSNPQTLKPSNSQSQFTLSYIGVLEQLRNPETLWRALDNLIKTNSDFAENFTLKFAGRIDEKILNSIENSGLKNNILNLGYVSHDKAIGEMQSSDMLLITNFPNESSKGIIPGKIFEYLATGKQIISFGPDNADVAKILNETKAGKHFSYSDFESVKSFILEKFELWKNGTLLENTQNIEQFSRKNLTKKLAEILN, encoded by the coding sequence ATGAATTCTCAAAAAAAAATATTAATCATCACCTATTACTGGCCACCTGCAGGAGGTCCCGGTGTTCAAAGATGGTTGAAATTTGCAAAATATTTACCCGAATTCGGATGGGAGCCCGTGATCTATACTCCCGAAAATCCGAGTTATCCATTGCTGGATGAAAGCTTAATGAAAGATGTTCCTGAAAATATTGAAATCATAAAAACAAAGATTTGGGAACCTTATCAACTAGCCGAAAAGCTGAATAAAAGTAACAAAAAATTCAAGGCCGGACAGTTTGATGTTGGGAAAAATCAAAGTTGGAAATCTAAGCTTTCAATTTGGGTAAGGGGAAATTTTTTCATTCCTGATGCCAGAGTTTTCTGGGTAAAACCTTCCGTAAAGTTTTTAGAGCAATATTTAAAAGAAAACAAAATTGATGTTGTGGTGACTTCCGGGCCACCCCATTCTTTGCATTTAATTGGTTTACATTTAAAAAACAAACTTCCCTCTCTAAAATGGATTGCCGATTTTCGTGATCCGTGGACGGAAATTTCCTATTACAAGCACTTAAAATTAACTAAAAGTTCAGATAAAAAACACCGTCAACTAGAAAGCGATGTATTCAGAAATGCTGATATTACGCTGGCGACAAGCTATACCGATGCAGAAAATTTCCGCAAAAATGGAGCAAATGCCGTTTGTATTACAAATGGTTTTGATGAAACAGATTCAAACCCTCAAACCCTCAAACCCTCAAACTCTCAATCTCAATTCACATTGAGCTATATCGGTGTTTTAGAACAATTGAGAAATCCTGAAACTCTTTGGAGAGCTCTGGATAATTTAATTAAAACAAATTCTGATTTCGCTGAAAATTTTACCTTAAAGTTTGCAGGAAGAATTGATGAGAAGATTTTAAACTCAATTGAAAATTCAGGTTTAAAAAATAATATTTTAAATCTAGGTTATGTTTCTCATGACAAGGCAATCGGTGAAATGCAAAGTTCTGACATGCTTTTAATTACAAATTTCCCGAATGAATCTTCAAAAGGAATTATTCCCGGAAAAATATTCGAATATCTGGCCACAGGAAAACAGATTATTTCTTTCGGACCGGATAATGCGGATGTTGCTAAAATTTTAAATGAAACAAAAGCCGGAAAACATTTCAGCTACAGTGATTTCGAGTCAGTTAAGAGCTTTATTCTCGAAAAATTTGAGCTCTGGAAAAACGGAACTCTTCTTGAAAACACTCAAAATATCGAGCAGTTCTCAAGAAAAAATCTAACGAAAAAGCTGGCTGAAATTTTAAATTAA
- a CDS encoding YpdA family putative bacillithiol disulfide reductase — MEILDILIIGGGPIGLNCALEAQKNNLTYLIIEKGTIVNSLYNYPLYMRFFSTAEKLEIDGIPFISTAPKPGRQEALEYYQGIARQRNINIHLYEKVEKVSKENDIFEIETSKGKYFAKNVVISTGFYDIPNLMNIPGENLPKVKHYYTEPYPYAKQKIVVVGSSNSAVDAALETYRKGAEVTMIIRHSEISESVKYWVKPDIENRIAEGNIKAYFNSTLLEIREHSVIFKDENGKTIEIENDFVLAMTGYLPDFDFLKNSGIELQGECLNPLYNARTMETNVENLYLAGVVCGGKDTHLWFIENSRIHAEMIVKNILLKQK, encoded by the coding sequence ATGGAAATTTTGGATATTCTCATCATCGGAGGCGGACCAATTGGTTTGAATTGTGCCTTGGAAGCTCAGAAAAATAATCTTACTTATTTAATTATTGAAAAAGGAACCATAGTCAATTCACTTTATAATTATCCTTTATACATGAGGTTTTTCTCCACTGCTGAGAAGCTGGAAATTGATGGAATTCCTTTCATCTCAACAGCTCCAAAACCGGGAAGACAGGAAGCATTGGAATATTATCAGGGAATTGCGCGCCAAAGAAATATCAACATTCACTTGTATGAAAAGGTTGAAAAAGTTTCTAAAGAAAATGACATTTTTGAGATTGAAACTTCAAAAGGAAAATATTTTGCTAAAAATGTTGTCATCTCAACAGGATTCTACGATATTCCAAATCTCATGAATATTCCTGGAGAAAATTTACCAAAAGTAAAACATTATTATACTGAACCTTATCCTTATGCCAAACAAAAAATTGTGGTCGTTGGCTCAAGCAATTCAGCGGTTGATGCGGCATTGGAAACTTACCGAAAAGGAGCGGAAGTGACAATGATTATTCGTCACTCCGAAATTTCAGAAAGTGTAAAATATTGGGTAAAACCGGATATTGAAAACAGAATTGCAGAAGGAAATATTAAAGCTTATTTTAATTCTACTCTTCTTGAAATCAGGGAACATTCTGTAATTTTTAAAGATGAAAACGGGAAAACCATTGAAATTGAAAACGATTTTGTTCTGGCCATGACTGGCTATCTCCCCGATTTTGATTTTCTTAAAAATTCCGGAATTGAACTGCAGGGAGAATGTTTAAACCCTCTTTATAATGCTCGAACAATGGAAACTAATGTTGAAAATCTTTATCTCGCAGGAGTTGTCTGTGGAGGGAAAGACACCCATCTCTGGTTTATTGAAAACTCAAGAATTCATGCAGAGATGATTGTGAAAAATATTCTTTTAAAGCAGAAATAA
- a CDS encoding TonB-dependent receptor, whose protein sequence is MTKLYFLLSLFSVLFFFSQKKDSATLISEVRIDAYKKSTPFIVSTKSVSVVSENLLDQNIPERMLESVNQIPGARMEERSPASYRISVRGSTLRSPFGVRNIKVYLDDFILSDASGNTYFNLISPQLIDRMEVYKGPESGDYGAVTGGTVLLQTRSSDNLSADLAIGSYGAFSQSFDFSKQFGKHFLQVFQNYYQTDSYREQSQVQRKQLFIKDNFQYSEKALLKVMLIYSDLDYETPGGLTLEQMQANRKQARPATSTLPGAKEQEAGIRNKMLLTGLSHEFNFNSNFSHFILVQGSYVDFENPFITNFENRFEKNFALRTHFNYEKNWNKVSLAYRFGFEGGINDVLIKNYDNNKGIEGKLQNFDQIKYTSGFYFLSQKLNFNEKFFTDISISLNSNSYDWQRLYPDSKNGNIKFKNQWLPNFGITYLVGKGFSVRGKIGKGNSAPTNEEIRSSNQEFSLNLVPEYGWNKEIGIRKQFGNFVFIEGNYFDFRMNDAIVRRQNEAGQEYFINQGKTVQKGIEVLLESKNFSLKNDFFNNFKFRFSGSFYNFKFENYKQLNTDFSGNAITGVPKTTINSLLNFTFFKKLSVDYSHFYTSKIPLNDANSVWSEPSLVGNIQFRFPLDLDKLRLNLYLQIQNLYNTDYVLGFDVNAFGNRFYNPAPRRNFIFGVNVLF, encoded by the coding sequence ATGACAAAATTATATTTTTTACTTTCCTTATTTTCTGTTTTGTTTTTCTTTTCGCAAAAAAAAGATTCTGCGACGTTGATTTCTGAAGTCAGGATTGATGCTTACAAAAAATCAACGCCATTTATTGTTTCTACAAAATCAGTTTCCGTTGTTTCTGAAAACTTATTAGATCAGAATATTCCGGAAAGAATGCTCGAATCAGTGAATCAAATTCCAGGTGCCAGAATGGAAGAACGTTCGCCTGCAAGCTATAGGATTTCCGTTCGGGGCAGTACGTTGAGATCACCTTTCGGAGTTAGAAATATTAAGGTTTATCTGGATGATTTTATCTTGTCGGATGCCTCCGGAAATACATATTTTAATCTAATTTCTCCGCAATTGATTGATAGAATGGAAGTATATAAAGGCCCTGAAAGTGGTGATTACGGAGCAGTTACGGGTGGAACTGTACTTTTACAAACCAGAAGTTCAGATAACTTATCAGCTGATTTAGCGATCGGAAGTTATGGCGCTTTTAGCCAAAGTTTTGATTTTTCGAAGCAATTCGGAAAACACTTTTTACAGGTTTTTCAGAATTATTATCAGACGGATTCTTATCGGGAACAATCGCAGGTTCAAAGAAAGCAATTATTCATTAAAGATAATTTTCAATATTCAGAAAAAGCTTTGTTAAAGGTTATGTTGATCTATTCTGATCTGGATTATGAAACTCCGGGAGGGCTAACTTTAGAACAAATGCAAGCCAACAGAAAGCAGGCGAGACCTGCTACATCAACCCTTCCAGGAGCCAAAGAACAGGAAGCCGGGATACGGAATAAAATGCTATTAACCGGGCTTTCTCACGAATTTAATTTTAATTCAAATTTTTCACATTTTATTTTGGTTCAAGGCTCGTATGTAGATTTTGAAAATCCATTTATTACCAATTTTGAAAATCGTTTTGAAAAGAATTTTGCACTGAGAACTCATTTCAATTATGAAAAAAACTGGAATAAAGTTAGCCTGGCTTATAGATTTGGTTTTGAAGGTGGAATTAATGATGTTTTGATTAAAAACTATGATAATAACAAAGGAATTGAAGGAAAACTACAGAATTTTGACCAAATTAAATATACTTCCGGATTTTATTTTCTTTCACAAAAATTAAATTTCAATGAAAAATTTTTCACAGATATTTCGATTAGCTTAAATTCGAATTCTTACGATTGGCAACGACTTTACCCGGATTCTAAAAATGGAAATATTAAATTTAAAAATCAATGGCTTCCCAATTTTGGAATCACCTATCTTGTAGGTAAAGGTTTTTCGGTACGTGGAAAAATAGGGAAGGGGAACTCTGCTCCTACCAATGAGGAAATCCGTTCTTCCAATCAGGAATTTAGTTTAAATCTCGTTCCGGAGTATGGCTGGAATAAAGAAATCGGAATAAGAAAGCAGTTTGGAAATTTTGTTTTTATTGAAGGGAATTATTTTGATTTTAGAATGAATGATGCGATTGTCAGAAGACAGAATGAAGCGGGTCAGGAATATTTTATTAATCAGGGAAAAACGGTTCAAAAAGGCATTGAAGTTCTTTTAGAATCAAAGAATTTTAGTTTAAAAAATGACTTTTTCAATAACTTTAAGTTTAGGTTTTCGGGAAGCTTTTACAATTTTAAATTTGAGAATTATAAACAGCTCAACACTGACTTTTCAGGAAATGCTATAACAGGTGTTCCGAAAACAACAATCAACAGTTTGCTGAATTTTACTTTTTTCAAAAAGCTTTCCGTAGATTACTCCCATTTTTATACTTCAAAAATTCCTTTAAATGATGCGAATTCCGTTTGGTCGGAGCCGAGTTTGGTTGGAAATATCCAGTTCAGATTTCCTTTAGATCTTGACAAACTAAGATTGAATTTATATTTACAGATCCAAAATCTTTACAATACGGATTATGTTTTGGGTTTTGATGTTAATGCTTTTGGAAACCGTTTTTACAATCCTGCCCCAAGACGGAATTTTATTTTTGGAGTGAATGTTTTGTTTTAA
- a CDS encoding GxxExxY protein, translated as MIITQKYITDLTYRINGACIEVHKILGSGLAEIVYHKALEKEFKLRNIEYKSEFQIPVIYKDEYLNCDFKCDFLVENLIVLEIKSITSVLDIHKYQILNYMNLQSTKGSEGNSCKF; from the coding sequence ATGATTATTACTCAAAAATATATTACAGACCTTACCTATCGAATTAACGGAGCTTGTATTGAAGTTCATAAAATTTTGGGATCTGGTTTGGCAGAAATTGTTTATCATAAAGCGTTAGAAAAAGAATTCAAATTAAGAAATATTGAATATAAATCTGAGTTTCAGATTCCCGTTATTTATAAGGATGAATATTTAAATTGTGATTTTAAATGTGACTTTTTGGTTGAAAATTTAATCGTTTTAGAAATTAAATCCATTACATCCGTTTTAGACATTCATAAATATCAAATTCTCAACTATATGAATCTACAATCTACTAAAGGTTCCGAAGGGAATTCTTGTAAATTTTAA